CAGCACTCCGGGGGCTATCTGCTCTGAGGAGCCCATTGAGATGACCAGCACAGAGATATGGAGGCACAGTGGATTTTATAGATGGCCCTGGAGGGCAGGGCCCCAGTGAGAAATATAATAGTGCCGTCTATTATGGATGACCAAAACTCTGGACACTCCGGGGAAGCCAATATATTCTTATTAAGGGAGAACGCTGTGGGGCCAGCAGTGTAAAGCCAAGTGGTACCATGGTCATGCAGCACAGAGGACATAAAAGGAATCATTGAGTTGTTTTGAAAGCCTCATTAGGGTGGTGCATTTATATGGTCCTTTTACCTTGTAAATAATCAAGTGTTTTGTCATTTTAACCTTTTAAATAATCACATTTTTCGAGAATGGCTATTAGATGTTCCTTTTAACCTATCACGTAAAGCAAGGTATATTTTGGTCTCTATTATCCTTTTTATAGATAGGGTAATTTCCTGTAAACTGCCTTTCATCTACAGTAACTAGCCAAATGTATAACCTTTTATCCACTTCCACCATGTACACAAACACTCAAAGGTCACAGTGTCTCCACTCAATAGGCTAACACACATCTCCAGTGAAGCAATGCAATGCCAGTGCTCCGTGGTGCCTCTCAGTAgcatgaaagaaagagagagagagagagagagagagagagagagagagagagagagagagagagagagagagagagagagagagagagagagagagagagagagagagagagagagagagagagagaaagagagagagagaaagagagagtgagagcgaatGGAGCGGAACAGACAGAGGCCCACAAGGAGATGGCTTGTTCCCTGTCTGAGGTGACTGTTATCTCAGTGTCACATCTCGTCACTCACTGAGTGAGCTGTTACTGTACGTTACCTGCCATATGGCCGTCACAGCCTTGCCCAGCCGGACACTCTCCCACCCAATCTGCTGGGCTAAACGCTCTGACAGCTGCTGGGTTCCCCCCTGTGGACACAGAGCGGCCTTACAGTCCAATGTCTGTGTAGTGACAAGACATGTAGACCATCAGTGAGCTGAGTCTCATTAGGTAGGTGGTAAGCAAGCAATATCCAGATCCAAGTGCCACAAAAATCGAATGcagtttctctctttctatctctggcTGTCCCAGTAACTTTTTCTATTTCCCTTTCTGTACACTCTTCCCTaaatctctctagctctcttttcAATGTCTCGTTCTCAAAGACACAACGGAACAGGAGAATTCTCCCGTTTTTCATGTCATTGGTGGAGCTGCAATTCCCCAAATCCCAACCcactctactcctctccctaaacccactctactcctctccctaatctactcctctccctaacccactctactcctctccctaacccactctactcctctccccaacccactctacccctctccctaacccactctactcctctccctaacccactctactcctctccctaacccAATCTACTCCTCTCCTTAACCcactctactcctctccctaacccACTCTGTGAGGGTCAAAAGACCATAGGCTGGACTCAAGTCACCACCACCATCAGCGGTCCCCTACTCTACCCCAtgtggagccagagagagaggcagagatagcgGTAGAGCCCATCCCAGGTCACCTTGACCCTGAACTCCTGTGCTGAGCCTGGGGTGCTCTCCAGCAGGCACAGGACACCTCCAGCTGCTGCAGCATACATGAGGAAGTAGAGGAAGGACATCTGATTGGGCTCCATACCAAACACAACCCGGCTGCACACACCAATCTCCTCCTTCATCtctggagacagggagacagagagacagagagagagagagagagagagagagagagagagagggagacagagagagagacagggagagagagagagagagagacagagagagagacagagagagagacagagaccaaaacttatatagctcagtatttgtattatttatttcctcatcttcatcaagggtgccaatcatttttcACCTGACTATACGTAATAGATGGTTCTTCTAAGAGATGTGGCCATCCATCACCCAAGCCCTCTGGCTGTGCCTGAGGCAGGATGCACATTACCCAGGAACACTTGAGAGCATCCTCTAGGCACGGTGGGGGAAAATCAAATCCATTCATTTTCTAGCAGGGCAAACGTATAGTGGAACACCCAGCTCTGAATCTTTAACAAACTCCATTTTAAACACTTCGACCTGATTTTTCGTTGGTTCTTGCGGTATCTTGACCCAAATGTTGGACCGTATCCCAGCTCTGCTGTTGTCTATACCCACACTATTAAAAAACAATAACAATTTAAAAAATCGACAACAAGTTCTTAGTGAGTAGGGTGAAGTGTGAGAGGTGGTGCTGCTCACCTTCTGTCCAGGCATGTTTCTCTATGTAGGAATGTAGGGTCATACTGTCCAACTCCTGGGCATTGGGGGTCTTCATGGGGTCCTCCACTGACACTGTGGAACTCAACCTGTCAATCTGACACACAGCACatacatgtatgcacacacattAATGATAATGCATACACATTAATGATCTAAATCGCTGAGACAGGTAAAAGCTTgatgtaacagacagagacagctaaaATGTATGTATAAAGGAATATAACAGTATTCACTATTCATATTTTCTGCTCTGGCTTTGGAACTATTCTTTGAAGccgctttaaaaaaaatcttcctGGTGTTCACTGGATGCGTTAATGTAACGGTGTTGCTTCCATCCCTCTTGCctcaacctgggctcgaaccagggatgCTCTGAAAAGATCGACTGTCACAAAAGCAATGTTACCGTCACTCTACAAAAGTCGCAGCTATTGTTGAGCGAGGGAAACAActtcttcaaggtctcagagcgggTCACGTCACCAATTGAACGTAACTAGCTCGCAACGCTAACCAgcaagccatttcacattggctaCATTAACATTGTGTTTCTGTGCCATGATTATGACGCGAGACCACACTCACATTAACACAGCATGATTAATTTAAAATATAATTAACACATCCCATTTAGGGCATCACATCAATTCATCACATAATTAACAAAACTACTAGGACGATGTTGATTAAGTTCATCTCAAAATACAATACAAACAATTAATTACTTTTCTAGACAAACAAATTCATGTTTGTCTAGTATTCATTTGTTTAAGTGAGTCATCAGCACAGGCTGAGTGTTTTAATTAGCTGTTTCTCAGTTTGATTTACTGTTAGATAGACCAGAGGTTTTCAAACCTCTTTGGAACCCCCAGCATTTTGCATGAATTTGAACTATTCcacagctagcacacctgattcaacttgtaaACTGATTTTCAAGCCCTTGAATAGCTGAATCTGGCAACAtgcaatttcaacaattttactgagttacagttcaggtaaagaaatcagtcaattgaaatcaattcatttggccctaatctatggatttcacatgactgggcagggacgCAGGCATGGGGAgtcaggtccagccaatcagaatgagtttttcctccCAAACcgcattattacagacagaaatactcctcagtttcatcagctgtctgggtggttggtctcagacgatattgcaggtgaagaagccggatgtggaggtcctaggctggcatggttacacgtgatctgtggttgtgaagctggttagacgtactgtcaaattctctaaaatgacgttggaggtggcttatggtagagaaattaacgttacattctctggcaacagctgtggtggacattcctgcatgcagcatgccaattgcaagctccctcaaaacttgagacatttgtggcattgtgtgacaaaacttgcacattttagagtggccttttattgtccccagcacaaggtgcacctgtgtaatgatcacgctgtttaatcagcttcttgatatggcacgcctgtcaggtggatggattatcttggcaaagaagaaatgctcactaacagggatgtaacccaattTGTGCAcagcatttgagagaaataagctgtgtatggaacatttcagggatctttcatttcagctcatgaaacatgggaacgatactttgtgtttatattttgtgTTCAGTATGATTCAGGGCTACAACACAATTGTGAAACGTCTGGAGGTctcagaggagaggtttgaaaaccaCTGAGTTAGAATACCTTGTGGCTTGGTTGTGACCTGCAACATTGGGGAGAATAATGGCCAGGCGAGTTAGTCCCCTACCTTCCAGACGAGCTGTGACAGGTCCAGTAGCACCAGTGTAGAGAGGGCAGGGATACTGGTGCTGCTGGTGCGAACCTTGGCATGAGGACCACCAACGTGGTGTACTTTCTTGcctgtggtgtattgtgtgtagacctcCAGGCCAAACTCCTGAATGAGGTCCATGACGTATGTCTGAGTGCTGAGGTAAGAGGGACAACAACAGTTAGATTAGCAGAGTGATCATCTTTTGACTTTGATCTTAACAGCAAGGTCAACCGAGACTAAATATAAAATCAACCCACTGGGCAAAGAAGttaattcaacgtctattccacgttggttcaacgtaatttgaCGTGAACGTTTTTgggattcaaccagtgtgtgcccagtgggaacatACATTGTCCATTATTTCATCAAAAATGTTTCAGTTAATTGATTAATTTCTTGATTTGAATGTGCTGAAAATAAATCTATGATGAGGCTGATTATTTATCCAAGCTGAGGCTCAGTCGTGTGATTCTGGTATCCGCCCTCCCTCTTTTATCACAGTCCGCTGAAGTCTCTAAACTCCTGAGAGAGTGACACATTTAAACTTATGTGATGCATGTCAAATGATCACTTTCTTTTCCCTTAATAAATAATAGTCTGTTCCATGTTCTGACTGCATCCCTCTACTACCTTAGGTCTAAGAGGTTTCCCATGATCGCACACAGACCTGTCCTCTTTGCACCACCTGACAGACGACACAATGGCAACCGTCTTAGCTGCCTGGGTGCAGCTGTGGCCTCTACCAGTCTTCTCTCCAGGTCGATAGTAATCTATATAATCGTTCTAAGCCTGTGTCTAAGTGCGTCCCAGTAAGTCGATTTGTAATGATTTCTGTCCTGGATGAAGCCCACTATTATTCTCCTGTAGTAATCATGTCTCCTTTTTTGGAATGTATTGATAGCAGCTTTTGTGATTTCCTCAAAGCTCTCCTACTTTGCAGTACTCTCGGGAACACAGAtatgtcctgttctgttctgttcattcccTCCAATAGTTTGGgaatgtgactgtgtgagaggGAATTTCATGGGCCTTTTTCATGGGCTTATACAGTATAATGGAATATCAATGACTGAAATGTACTGTACTAGTTGGCACATCCATTTGTCATCCTTATGAAGGTAAAATATGTATGAACTTTGTTTCTTTCCAAAGGTAAGCAAAAATCCGTCAGTCCATGTTCAATGTACTGCAAAGAGGCACATTAATTCCCTTCATAATGCCACTGCTCTGCTTGGCTGGATGACAAATTACCATTGATAAATTGTTCTTCAGACCTTCACCATTCATCATTTAGACAATATTGTTGAGATGAAGCTACATATGATGACAGGTTTGGtttctttttaaatgtaatccattagttactagttacctgtccaaaattgtaatcattaaTGTAATTTGGGGATTTACCCAAACTCAAATGGAACAaactttttcaatgctgaattgaacgTCAATGAGACCATTaatgtattttttcccccaaacatcctttctgaattatAAAGTAATCCAAGAAATAATCAACttgtttttcaaaagtatttGTTTACAGTTGTAGTTTTTTTGTAGGCccaatcagattacatgtaagCCTAATTGATTATTCACCCTACATTGATTATGAAGTTAGGCTAAACCCAATTGTAACACCTCCAATGTATGAAATGATTTTCCATTTACCCCTACCGCACTGAGTGACATGGCACCATTCCAGGTAAACTCAATGGTAAAGGTAAGATAGTAAATGTAAATTCAGGATATGCCCATGAATATGTtatgttttgtatggtatgtataaTTTATGGATGTTCATCATCGGTTTCGTATGatatgaattgcaattcgtaacatattatacaaattgtaattggtagaatatgttatgaattgaaatttgtacaatatgtaaaacatttgctaaacatatgatatgttacgaattccaatttgttagttgactaacattagctagactaggggttatggttaggagttaggttaaagggttacggTTGCTGAAAACTAGTaagtagttgctaattagctaaagttgtccatgatgagatttgaacataCAACATTTGGGTAGCTAGATGTTTGTGTTATATGCCTCCCCATCCACCCAGACAAACCACTTTAGTTTCGTTTTTgacttaagtaaccttctgtcttatgtaaccataccaaacataacatgcCATAATAATTTGAACATCCCGGacttacgtttactatgttacatccagtctatgagaccaggctgttccAAGAACCTACCTGCCAACCCACTGCCCTCCCATGTCCCAGCGATCAATGCCGCGAGCAGCAGGTAATTCCTGGGTAACAGTTCGTCCTCCTACCCGGTCTGGAAAAACACATGCACCTTCAATTGCATTAAATGTTCATATTTATAATAGTGTTGCTTTATAATTCTGTTACGAATTGTTAAAATATTTCATATTCTTAGACTGTGATTTCTGCTCCTCAAAATTATCCCGTAAACAAATGACAGGCCACAACTTAAATTCTATGACAGCAAATGGGACGCGTCGAAGCCGCTGTCACAGGCTAGATGCGGAGAACGTTGATTGTTTCGCTGCATAATGAATGCCAAACAGTTTTGACAAACCTTTTCCTTCCAGAATTAATATTCTGAGTTTGCCATTTCTCTTCCGCAGAGTCTGAGCAGCACTCAGTCCTGACAGCCCAGCGCCGACAATAACAACATCCCACGTTTCTTCAGTCATGGCTGCAAAACTCTGAAAACTTGGACTATTCTAATTTAACTGTTGGCTAAATGTTTCGTACTGAAGACTGTAACTGCTTTATCAAACTTTTACATCAGATAAGTCGTTTACATAATCGAGCCATAAACAGTCATGTGGATAACTTCGGGACTGGAAGAAAAAACCCAACAGCATATAGCCTAGTTGGCACTCCATACATGATTTAGCAAAACTGGGTAGAAGGTCATGAAGGCCCAATGACTGGGTAGAAGGTCATGAAGGCCCAATGCATAGGATAAAGATTAGCTCCAAATGTGTAGGCTATAGTTTATTGTGCAGTTATTGCCTGTTGCCCCAGGCTTCTATGCACAGATCTTATTTATTCTCAATATTATTTTCATTTTAACACTGAATCCAACAGTCACAGTCTAGTCCTTGACCTGCGGTATATCACAACAATTATAGATACATCATGGCTCTTCTTTTAGTAACACATTGCTTCAACCCTCCAtaaggcctacataaagctgtcataAGGATGACATAACACATGTCATGATATTAATGATTTAACACAAACGTTTCCAAGGCAGCAATCTGACTACCAGTCTCACATACGGTAACATAATCATTGGATTAGTAGTGTGAgaaaacaacattctctggtctgatgaaaccaagattgaactctggcatGAATGCtgagcatcacgtctggaggaaacctggcaccatccctatggtgaagcatggtggtgacagcatcatgctgtggggatgtttttcagcggcagggactgggagtctggtcaggattgagggaaagatgaacggagcaaagtagagagagatccttgatgaaaacctgctccatgtttcatctgtcttcatctgGGATGGGATACTGCATGTCCAGGAAATTAAAGCCACAAATAATGCTAATGTCATGCAGTTGGCAATGTTACAGGAATATTTATGGACAAACAAGGAAAACCTTATGGTAAATTGTAGTACCTGCTGAGGGGGCTGGCATAATTTAAGGGCTGACTGGAGATTATTTTAGAGGCAATTCATATTAACTGGTCTTATTTGTTTTTGAGGCAATTCACAGTCACACATGAGGATCTGTGGACTGCATCTCTAAAGAATGTTCTGTTTTGgttatttcatattttaatgGAAAATGTAGAAGTCCTGTTCCAATTACTATAGTTAATTTATCAATTTTAGCCAATTTGGTTGTTTAATCTATTTCATTGATTCACTCCCCACCACACCTTTTGTATCCTGGACTAACCAGTAACCAGATGAATAACCTGTTTGTTGTCACCTGAGACACGGCTGTTTGGACCACATTACCATGGCCTCCTAGCTCTTTGTTTGAAACCAGAGCTCATCCACAGATGGTAGGCGATAAAGTGAACAAAATACTTGACAAAGAGTGACTATCCACAAAATCTAAACATTTTCAAATGTGTGTAACTCCCATAGCGCTGGTGACACTTTATGGCAGTCCACACTAATTCTGGTTTAAGGTTTGTTTGgaaaaagaaaaaacaggttttgatAGAACTGTCCAATGAGATTAGCCTATGCTAatgagatggaggaggaagacaggcaTGACCTGCTGTGTCAGAGGgatagagaagaagaaagagcagaagagacagagaaagagaacctGCTGACATGCTTTGTCGATTGATTGGAATGGTTCTACATTTGGATGAGCGACGTTCATTCAGGtgaattgtgttcattgtcacGTTGATTTCCCCTTTGTGCTACTGTGAGCTTTTTCGTTTTTTGAGCTACCTTGTATTGTTTTCAACCCTTGTTATAAAATCATATCACATTTTATTTGcgacatgctttgtaaacaacaggtgtacatTAACAGTGTGCGAAAACACTGTTGTAGTCTATGTGGCTTCGAATAAtacagttgaaaaataaatacatttttgtggAACTACTGTTTGGGTGCTTTAGGGAACATCTAGTTTTAAAACGTTTTGATAAACCTGTCTAAAACAATTGGCATTTCACAAAATACCCTATCCAAGAAGAAATAGTTTATCTAAGCATTTTGCTTTATTTTGTTAATATCAGTACATTACCTTTTTGATTCTATAAATACTTTGAAGTACATGTAGGTTGAACAGCAATTTAGGTGTAGCAGATGCAGCTGGATAACTGATGCTTTAGCGTGACGCAGCTCACAAACATATACCTCTTTGTTCAGTGTACCTGCTCTTTTTTTATACGTTGTCTATTTCAACACTCTGCTTCAAGTCTGTTACTCAGTTCAAGTCAGGACAGTTAGGCAGCAGACAATATAAAGGATACAGTCTACACAACACTTTGTCTATTATTTTCTCTCCCATCCAGGTTCATTTTGCAAGGAAGGTGTGTTTTCACATATTGTCCCTCCACAAACCGGGACGCTCAGAACACCATGTCATGTGCTCATCTATTTTTCAAGCAGGGCACCACAAAGAGCTATGTATTTTCGAAGCATTGCTGTATGTGCTTGTCTGTTCAATGTTGCCATGGTTCAAAATGTCTATCCATGCATTCCTAGCCCTCGCCCATGGTCTTCCATGATCGGGATATGTGCAATCACAGTTTTTCTCAATGCAGGTGAGGAAGAAcaccctacacacaaacacacaagcacacacacatgcacagtaaTCTGTAAAGTGAGGAAGTAATTAATTTCTATTACTAACTTATTCCTGAACTCAACACTGGAAACTGGATTGTTACAGACTGAGTAGAACAGTCTATTTATTCAAGGATGGCAATCATAACACTGGTCATCCCTTGGGTAATGGTCTCCAGGTGTGTTGCCATGGTGGATACTGCCAGTTCACAAGAAGGCTTTTGTCTCTCTCTTGAGGATGTACTAGTGTCCTGTAAATGTTGAGTTTGATTGCATCTCTCAGTTACTTCATTTCAATATGCTCATCTAACACGAGAACACACAATAACAAACATCTCAAGTTGTTATTATAGAAGTCAAGGATACAgcataaaaaatgtttttcaccATTTCAAAAACTATAGTCAGGGAGATGTAAATTATAAAGAAGAAGCTGAATACTAAATATCTCTCCTGAGTTTTATACGCAGTAGATCTACAGTTGTAATTAGTATTAGAAGGTCAAATTCAATAGACTTGAGAAGTTGTCGCTAGGGTTCACAGTAACAGTATTTGAATGGCCCTAGCTGGCAGCATGGGGATGCAGCTGACCTCTACTGGTCCTCAGACCGTCCAGAGGGCCCAGGGGGAGAGAATGACCCTGGTGTGTACATACACACCTGACCCCTCGGACACTGGAGAGCTGGATATTgagtggtcagtggtcagcccAGATACCACCCAGAAGGACCAACTGGTAAGTGGCACTGAAGTTACCAAGTTATTCTAGGTGAGATCTCAGATTGTTATATAAAGTTCTCTCCACAACCTTTCAAGCAATCACAAAACATGCTGTTAGATAAAGTAGCTAGTTCAAGGATAGAACCAAGTCCATTACTTCCATCTGCTCACTTCTTGTTGCTAAGATATATCAAACATCTGTTGATTTTTTTTCCCCGTTCCTCTGATTTTTCAAATGTTTGGACTTCTTCAGCTGTTGTCCTATGCAGGTGGGAATAAGTACGTCCATGGTAACCCTGGTCTAACTAAGGGGCTGGACTTTGCTGCTGGTGACCCTTCCCTGGGTGATGCGTCCCTCTCCATCGCTTTCCTGTCACCAGCCCATTCTGCCATCTACCAGTGTAAAGTCAAGAAGTCACCGGGAGTGGACATGCAGAAAGTGTCCCTGGTCGTGATGGGTGAGACAGACGTCACATTTCAACTTTGGGCTAACGTGTCAACATGCTGCATTATTTAAGCCTGGCCGTTGGACTCACACCTGTAGTGTGGCTTGGTTTTAGTTAGTTGTGACAACTTGAATATCTTCAGGTGAATAAGTTCATGAAAATGTGGTTAGTTTTCTCCTCAAGAGAATGTCACCACTCTTTATTTTCattgtcat
The DNA window shown above is from Oncorhynchus tshawytscha isolate Ot180627B linkage group LG20, Otsh_v2.0, whole genome shotgun sequence and carries:
- the si:ch211-127i16.2 gene encoding probable flavin-containing monoamine oxidase A isoform X3, which gives rise to MTEETWDVVIVGAGLSGLSAAQTLRKRNGKLRILILEGKDRVGGRTVTQELPAARGIDRWDMGGQWVGSTQTYVMDLIQEFGLEVYTQYTTGKKVHHVGGPHAKVRTSSTSIPALSTLVLLDLSQLVWKIDRLSSTVSVEDPMKTPNAQELDSMTLHSYIEKHAWTEEMKEEIGVCSRVVFGMEPNQMSFLYFLMYAAAAGGVLCLLESTPGSAQEFRVKTLDCKAALCPQGGTQQLSERLAQQIGWESVRLGKAVTAIWQDAEQANVMTATHSYLCRAVIVTCPPHLAAKIHYQPALPIQREHLTQNMPVGHLMKFVITYQMAFWREKGFSGEIVARPSAECPLSVTFDGTSPSGSAALVGFISGVQAYDWSSREDWALEEYSGGCPVNVMAPGLLTYYHPSLCTPCGRIHWAGTETATQWCGYMDGAIQSGQRAALEVLARLCPFTLTQEEQEAVQAAQNQNHESGPCQHIPSTSHLRRALILTTLIMATAVLLAQPQLCRDWIGQARQVVLRRFALW
- the vsig8a gene encoding V-set and immunoglobulin domain-containing protein 8a isoform X4, whose translation is MSDVHSGSFCKEGVFSHIVPPQTGTLRTPCHVLIYFSSRAPQRAMYFRSIAVCACLFNVAMVQNVYPCIPSPRPWSSMIGICAITVFLNAAGSMGMQLTSTGPQTVQRAQGERMTLVCTYTPDPSDTGELDIEWSVVSPDTTQKDQLLLSYAGGNKYVHGNPGLTKGLDFAAGDPSLGDASLSIAFLSPAHSAIYQCKVKKSPGVDMQKVSLVVMVRPSVPKCWVEGEAAVGETVSLHCKSSEGSSPLNYAWKREGGGPIPPSATQNRVTGELLISNHSQSFVGIYMCEVTNAVGDERCRVKLTANKRSP
- the vsig8a gene encoding V-set and immunoglobulin domain-containing protein 8a isoform X1, whose amino-acid sequence is MSDVHSGSFCKEGVFSHIVPPQTGTLRTPCHVLIYFSSRAPQRAMYFRSIAVCACLFNVAMVQNVYPCIPSPRPWSSMIGICAITVFLNAAGSMGMQLTSTGPQTVQRAQGERMTLVCTYTPDPSDTGELDIEWSVVSPDTTQKDQLLLSYAGGNKYVHGNPGLTKGLDFAAGDPSLGDASLSIAFLSPAHSAIYQCKVKKSPGVDMQKVSLVVMVRPSVPKCWVEGEAAVGETVSLHCKSSEGSSPLNYAWKREGGGPIPPSATQNRVTGELLISNHSQSFVGIYMCEVTNAVGDERCRVKLTANKPPNRAGVIVGTVVGCLLLIIILAILIWLLIYKCDARFTRYEKEVSNDIREDVPAPESRPHSRGSSRGASLHPGVAYSQVGMQQTGHSDRGHTHIPSSSTGYTPVKYDSRYGFAV